A DNA window from Betaproteobacteria bacterium contains the following coding sequences:
- a CDS encoding aminotransferase class I/II-fold pyridoxal phosphate-dependent enzyme, with protein MKLETLAVHGGYTPDPVTKSVAVPIYQTTSYAFDSTQHGADLFDLKVQGNIYTRIMNPTTDVLEKRVAALEGGIAALALASGQAAITYAILTIAEQGDNIVSASTLYGGTYNLFAHTFPQLGIEVRFADPRNPADFFRLVDGKTKAVYAETIGNPGGNIVDIQALADLAHKAGVPLIVDNTVATPYLCRPFEHGADIVVHSLTKYLGGHGNSIGGAIVDSGKFPWGQHAQRFRRLNEPDVSYHGVNYVEALGAAAYIARARVVPLRNMGAPLSPLNSFLLLQGIETLAVRMDRINSNTLAVAEYLKSDPKVTWVKYAALPGDKDHELAQRYLGGHASGILSFGIEGGAEAGARFIDALKLVTRLVNIGDAKSLACHPASTTHRQLTPPELARAGVTADLVRLSIGIEHIDDILEDVQQALRAATSTKPKLVGNG; from the coding sequence ATGAAGCTCGAAACCCTGGCCGTTCACGGCGGCTATACGCCCGACCCCGTCACCAAGTCGGTGGCGGTACCCATCTACCAGACCACGTCCTACGCGTTCGACAGCACGCAGCACGGTGCCGATCTGTTCGACCTCAAGGTCCAGGGCAACATCTACACGCGCATCATGAATCCGACCACCGACGTGCTGGAAAAGCGGGTGGCGGCCCTGGAGGGCGGCATTGCCGCACTGGCGCTGGCGTCCGGCCAGGCCGCGATTACCTACGCCATTCTCACCATCGCCGAACAGGGCGACAACATCGTCTCCGCCAGCACGCTCTACGGCGGCACGTACAACCTCTTCGCCCACACGTTTCCGCAACTCGGCATCGAGGTGAGATTTGCCGATCCGCGCAATCCCGCTGACTTCTTCCGTCTCGTCGATGGCAAGACCAAGGCCGTCTATGCGGAAACCATCGGCAACCCCGGCGGCAACATCGTCGACATCCAGGCGCTCGCCGATCTCGCGCACAAGGCCGGCGTGCCTCTCATCGTGGACAACACCGTGGCCACGCCGTACCTGTGCCGCCCCTTCGAGCACGGTGCCGACATCGTCGTGCATTCCCTCACCAAGTATCTCGGTGGACACGGCAACAGCATCGGCGGCGCCATCGTGGACTCCGGCAAGTTCCCCTGGGGTCAGCACGCACAGCGGTTCCGTCGGCTGAACGAGCCGGACGTGTCGTATCACGGCGTCAACTACGTCGAGGCGCTCGGCGCAGCGGCCTACATTGCCCGTGCCCGCGTCGTTCCCCTGCGCAACATGGGCGCCCCGCTCTCGCCGCTCAACAGCTTCCTCCTGCTGCAGGGCATCGAGACGCTGGCGGTGCGCATGGACCGCATCAATTCCAATACGCTTGCGGTGGCGGAATACCTGAAGTCCGATCCCAAGGTGACGTGGGTCAAGTACGCCGCCCTGCCGGGCGACAAGGACCACGAACTCGCGCAGCGTTATCTTGGTGGCCACGCCTCCGGGATTCTCAGTTTCGGCATCGAAGGCGGTGCCGAGGCCGGTGCCCGGTTCATCGATGCGCTCAAGCTCGTCACGCGTCTGGTGAACATCGGGGATGCGAAGTCCCTGGCCTGCCATCCCGCCAGCACCACTCATCGGCAGCTCACGCCGCCGGAGTTGGCCCGTGCGGGTGTCACGGCGGACCTGGTCCGGCTGTCCATCGGCATCGAGCACATCGACGACATTCTCGAGGATGTCCAGCAGGCGCTTCGGGCGGCGACCTCCACCAAGCCGAAGCTCGTCGGCAACGGTTGA
- the cysB gene encoding HTH-type transcriptional regulator CysB, producing MKLQQFRTIVEVSRQGLNLSKAAQTLYTSQPALSKQILQLEEELGVTIFVRSGKRFVGITPPGQEVLAIAERILLEARSLKDVSAEFHRETTGSFTVATTHTQARYALPPVVRQFMKRYPQVRLSLKQGSPTQIAEQVIHGQADIAIATEALDMYGQLAMLPCYQWNRCIVVPPKHPLLEMKRVSLEAIARFPIITYDFAFTGRSTMQRAFESKGLKADIVLTAIDADVIKTYVELELGIGIIAEMAFDPKRDRHLRAIDASHLFEPNTTRIGIRRGTYLRGFAYDFIEMFAPHLTRDAVDTAMSTPAPATT from the coding sequence ATGAAACTCCAGCAATTCAGGACGATCGTCGAAGTATCTCGACAGGGCCTCAACCTCTCGAAGGCTGCGCAAACCCTGTACACGTCCCAGCCGGCGCTCAGCAAACAAATCCTTCAGCTCGAAGAGGAATTGGGCGTGACGATCTTCGTGCGCTCGGGCAAGCGGTTCGTGGGCATCACGCCGCCAGGACAGGAAGTCCTGGCCATCGCCGAGCGCATCCTCCTGGAGGCCCGCAGCCTCAAGGACGTCAGCGCGGAATTCCACAGGGAAACCACCGGCTCGTTCACGGTGGCGACGACCCACACCCAGGCCCGGTACGCCCTGCCCCCGGTGGTGAGGCAGTTCATGAAGCGCTATCCGCAGGTGCGGCTGTCGTTGAAGCAGGGCAGCCCCACTCAGATTGCGGAACAGGTGATCCACGGTCAGGCCGACATCGCCATTGCCACGGAAGCGCTGGACATGTACGGACAGCTGGCGATGCTGCCCTGCTACCAATGGAATCGCTGCATCGTGGTCCCGCCGAAGCACCCGCTCCTCGAGATGAAGCGGGTGTCTCTGGAGGCCATCGCACGATTCCCGATCATCACCTACGACTTCGCGTTCACCGGGCGTTCGACCATGCAGCGCGCGTTCGAGAGCAAGGGGCTGAAAGCCGACATCGTGTTGACCGCCATCGACGCAGATGTGATCAAGACCTACGTGGAGCTGGAACTGGGCATCGGCATCATTGCCGAGATGGCCTTCGACCCCAAGCGGGATCGCCACTTGCGGGCCATCGATGCCTCCCACCTGTTCGAGCCCAACACCACGCGCATCGGCATCCGGCGCGGCACCTACCTGCGCGGATTCGCCTACGACTTCATCGAGATGTTCGCGCCCCATCTCACACGGGACGCCGTCGACACGGCGATGTCCACGCCGGCACCCGCAACGACTTGA
- the dusA gene encoding tRNA dihydrouridine(20/20a) synthase DusA gives MHTSHTHSFCVAPMLDLTERHARYFFCKDTAPAEIYTEMVTTGALIHGDSNRFLQFDAAEHAVAFQLGGSDPDALARCARMVEQYGYDEVNLNVGCPSDRVRSGRFGACLMAEPELVARCVDAMVRSVRIPVTVKTRIGIDRDETPDRLHALVQQVREAGCRTVIVHARNAWLDGLSPKENREIPPLRYDVVHELKRLYPDLGVVLNGGLRTLDECEAHLRVLDGVMLGREAYYNCWMLAAVDARLFGDTEKTVDRPEVVRAMVAYAERMCATGTPIGAITRHILALFQGVPGARAWRRTLSEEAHRPDAGPELIGRALAAMSAASPAVSGKLAA, from the coding sequence ATGCACACCTCCCATACGCACAGCTTCTGCGTGGCCCCCATGCTGGATCTCACGGAGCGGCACGCGCGCTACTTCTTTTGTAAGGATACGGCGCCCGCCGAGATCTACACCGAGATGGTGACGACCGGCGCCCTCATTCACGGGGACTCCAACCGCTTTCTTCAGTTCGATGCTGCGGAGCACGCGGTCGCCTTCCAGTTGGGAGGTTCCGATCCGGACGCGCTGGCCCGCTGTGCGCGGATGGTCGAGCAGTACGGCTACGACGAAGTGAATCTGAACGTGGGTTGTCCCAGCGACAGGGTGCGCAGCGGACGCTTCGGCGCCTGCCTCATGGCGGAACCCGAGCTGGTTGCCCGGTGCGTCGACGCCATGGTGCGATCGGTCCGGATTCCCGTGACCGTCAAGACCCGCATCGGCATCGACCGTGACGAAACGCCCGACCGTCTCCATGCACTTGTGCAGCAAGTGCGTGAAGCAGGCTGCCGAACCGTCATCGTGCATGCCCGCAACGCCTGGCTCGACGGCCTTTCCCCCAAGGAAAACCGAGAGATCCCGCCGCTTCGCTACGACGTGGTACACGAACTGAAGCGCCTCTATCCCGACCTGGGCGTCGTGCTCAACGGAGGTCTGCGCACGCTGGACGAATGCGAGGCGCACCTGCGCGTGCTCGATGGCGTCATGCTGGGGCGGGAGGCCTATTACAACTGCTGGATGCTGGCCGCCGTCGATGCGCGGCTGTTCGGAGACACGGAGAAGACCGTGGACCGACCGGAAGTCGTGCGCGCGATGGTCGCGTATGCGGAGCGGATGTGTGCGACCGGAACGCCCATCGGCGCCATCACGCGTCATATCCTGGCGCTATTCCAGGGTGTGCCGGGTGCGCGAGCCTGGCGGCGCACATTGAGCGAGGAGGCTCATCGGCCGGACGCGGGACCCGAACTCATCGGGCGTGCGCTGGCTGCCATGTCGGCCGCGAGTCCTGCGGTGTCCGGAAAACTGGCGGCCTGA
- a CDS encoding alpha/beta hydrolase — translation MVMQNAPEMYLEFSNDGFFSPFSMEDARAVRSPTMLVGGEISPRMFTLMLDALESVMPDVERRVFPGISHVPPFVAPADFNSAALSFLHRQLARP, via the coding sequence ATGGTGATGCAGAACGCGCCCGAGATGTATCTGGAGTTTTCCAACGACGGGTTCTTTTCGCCGTTCTCGATGGAGGATGCTCGTGCTGTCCGCTCGCCGACCATGCTCGTCGGTGGCGAGATCAGCCCGAGAATGTTCACGTTGATGCTGGATGCGTTGGAGTCCGTCATGCCGGACGTCGAACGACGCGTGTTTCCCGGCATTTCACACGTACCGCCGTTCGTGGCACCGGCAGATTTCAATTCCGCGGCCCTCTCTTTCCTGCATAGACAATTGGCTCGCCCTTGA
- a CDS encoding alpha/beta hydrolase — protein sequence MTGGFHQQLAGGEATPVGASTYDLPVRPVQLDDGTQLHVFEHGKGHAVVFVHGSFADYRAWFSQMADFGREHRVIVYSRRHHHPNRWAGAPQSVDIRRHADDLTELIRQAGGRPRHAGRAVLRRAGRVARSQETA from the coding sequence GTGACGGGCGGGTTCCACCAGCAGCTTGCCGGAGGCGAAGCCACACCGGTAGGAGCCTCCACCTATGATCTGCCGGTCCGTCCGGTGCAACTCGATGACGGCACCCAACTGCATGTCTTCGAACATGGAAAGGGCCACGCGGTCGTCTTCGTTCATGGCTCATTTGCGGACTACCGCGCGTGGTTCTCGCAGATGGCCGACTTCGGCCGGGAGCACCGGGTGATCGTCTACAGTCGACGGCACCATCATCCCAATCGTTGGGCCGGCGCCCCGCAGAGCGTGGACATCCGTCGTCACGCGGATGATCTCACCGAACTCATCCGGCAAGCTGGCGGTCGGCCCCGCCACGCTGGTCGCGCAGTCCTCAGGCGGGCTGGTCGCGTTGCACGCAGCCAGGAAACGGCCTGA
- a CDS encoding homoserine O-acetyltransferase — protein MQKKTFVLESFVTGSGHTLTNVRIGYETYGRLNANRDNAVFIPHMFLGTSHAAGKYRSDDPEPGYWDAIIGPGKPIDTDRYFVVSADTLANTNARDPNVITTGPLSTNPHTGNSYGRHFPRITLSDSRPGAQELIAGLGITRLHAVAGWSMGALQGFEWAARFPDVVPRLVAVGGGAQVDGSTIGWIRAWTRPIVLDPKWHHGDYGTGAEPDDGVSSAIEVQLMTVAQHPWINSAFGRKWAQETANPAEEDANLYAWESQQRQIGRYFASVIDANSYLMAAKAIQTFTLAGEESVEKGLQRVRARVLVIGTPSDIVTVESSLKRDVDILSKRGIAARYVALDGPMGHLEGRFGIGRVAEEIRRFLEDKP, from the coding sequence GTGCAGAAGAAGACGTTCGTTCTGGAGAGCTTCGTCACAGGGTCGGGGCACACCCTCACCAACGTGCGGATCGGCTACGAGACGTACGGCCGTCTCAACGCGAATCGTGACAACGCCGTCTTCATTCCGCACATGTTTCTCGGCACTTCGCATGCCGCGGGAAAGTATCGTTCCGACGATCCAGAACCGGGGTACTGGGACGCCATCATCGGCCCGGGCAAGCCGATCGACACAGATCGCTACTTCGTCGTCAGCGCAGACACCCTCGCCAACACAAATGCCCGTGACCCGAACGTGATCACGACAGGACCACTCAGCACGAATCCCCACACGGGCAACTCGTACGGACGCCATTTTCCCCGGATCACCTTGAGCGACTCCCGTCCGGGCGCACAGGAGTTGATCGCCGGCCTCGGAATCACCCGGCTGCATGCCGTGGCGGGGTGGTCGATGGGAGCCTTGCAGGGCTTCGAATGGGCGGCCAGATTCCCGGATGTCGTGCCCCGTCTGGTCGCAGTAGGCGGCGGCGCGCAGGTCGACGGCAGCACTATCGGGTGGATCCGCGCATGGACGAGGCCGATCGTCCTGGATCCGAAGTGGCACCATGGCGACTACGGTACCGGAGCCGAACCCGACGATGGCGTTTCGTCAGCGATCGAAGTCCAACTCATGACCGTTGCCCAGCACCCATGGATCAATTCCGCATTCGGTCGCAAGTGGGCGCAGGAGACCGCCAATCCGGCGGAAGAGGACGCGAACCTGTACGCATGGGAATCCCAGCAACGGCAGATCGGTCGCTACTTCGCATCCGTGATCGATGCCAACAGCTATCTGATGGCTGCGAAAGCGATCCAGACGTTCACGCTCGCGGGTGAAGAATCCGTCGAGAAGGGGCTGCAGCGAGTACGAGCCCGTGTCTTGGTGATCGGCACACCTTCGGATATCGTCACGGTCGAGAGTTCGCTCAAGCGCGACGTGGACATCTTGTCCAAGAGAGGCATCGCCGCGCGCTACGTTGCGCTCGACGGTCCCATGGGCCACTTGGAGGGCCGCTTCGGTATTGGACGGGTGGCCGAGGAGATTCGTCGATTCCTGGAAGACAAACCGTGA
- a CDS encoding pyridoxamine 5'-phosphate oxidase family protein, whose product MRSRREERERDSTTGSRQQAQAFLARSPLAFIATVDPGGQPMVSPKGDVPGFLQVEDDRTVLLPERHGNKLVYTLRNILDNGRVAITAVVPGTGETLRIEGAAELDDDPALCARHGARGRDALLLTRIRVHRCYFHCAKSILRSDVWIPGSWPDPIAISFGREIAANRGLPECDVDSFDAGVRERYRTDL is encoded by the coding sequence CTGCGGTCGCGAAGAGAAGAGAGAGAGAGGGATTCAACGACCGGCTCACGCCAACAGGCACAGGCATTTCTCGCCCGCAGTCCGCTGGCGTTCATCGCCACCGTGGATCCGGGTGGGCAGCCGATGGTCTCGCCCAAGGGCGACGTTCCGGGCTTTCTGCAAGTGGAAGACGACAGGACCGTGCTGCTGCCCGAGCGTCATGGCAACAAGCTGGTCTACACGCTCCGGAACATCCTGGACAACGGCCGCGTGGCCATCACCGCGGTGGTCCCGGGAACCGGTGAGACGCTCAGGATCGAAGGTGCGGCCGAACTGGACGACGATCCGGCGCTGTGCGCCCGCCACGGGGCTCGCGGCCGAGATGCGCTGCTGCTGACGCGCATCCGCGTCCACCGCTGTTACTTCCACTGCGCGAAATCCATTCTTCGCAGCGATGTTTGGATACCCGGTTCCTGGCCGGATCCGATCGCCATCTCCTTCGGCCGCGAGATCGCGGCCAATCGGGGACTGCCGGAGTGCGATGTGGACTCGTTCGACGCAGGCGTGCGCGAACGGTATCGGACGGATCTCTGA